From a single Erpetoichthys calabaricus chromosome 1, fErpCal1.3, whole genome shotgun sequence genomic region:
- the ifng1 gene encoding interferon gamma 1 — protein sequence MTSLQLWVLFGVISLFKLGSTFSLERISPSVNNDIQKLKKYYKTDDPSLFQDGALFLNYLTQPENLESEEKVLFKETVRVYIDILKVMMNSTTGQQPIQDSLQNLSNELESLLKSLNGETHLKENLQKLWKIETRDHMVQRKAVFELQQVLTKALNLQAKQNLKKRRRRQNRSGIQH from the exons ATGACTTCACTACAGCTTTGGGTACTTTTTGGTGTTATCAGTCTTTTTAAATTGGGAAGCACTTTCTCTTTGGAGCGAATCTCTCCAAGCGTGAATAATGACATACAGAAACTCAAGAAGTATTAT AAAACTGACGACCCCAGTTTGTTCCAGGATGGTGCACTCTTCCTCAATTACCTCACCCAACCAGAGAACTTG gAAAGTGAAGAAAAGGTGCTTTTTAAAGAAACAGTTCGTGTGTATATTGATATCCTGAAGGTGATGATGAACAGCACCACTGGACAGCAGCCAATTCAAGATAGCCTTCAAAATCTTTCAAATGAGTTGGAGAGCTTATTGAAAAGTCTGAATGGGGAAACTCATCTAAAAGAAAACCTTCAAAAGCTCTGGAAAATTGAG ACACGTGACCATATGGTTCAACGAAAAGCAGTATTTGAACTCCAACAGGTGCTAACTAAGGCTCTGAATCTGCAagcaaagcaaaatttaaaaaagaggaggCGAAGGCAAAACAGATCCGGAATTCAACACTGA